The Anaerolineales bacterium genome includes the window CCAGCAGCTACCAGCCTCCGAACTGGCCGGACTTCACCTTCGGGCGCTGGACGCCCTGGTGGTATTACTACTACGAGGAACCAACGAGCGGAGGCTACCAGACGCAGTCGTATACCGGTCTGACCGACGCCACCGGCAATCACTACCTGCGCATCGATTTCGGCCAGACGGAATTGACGCAGCCCTTCAGCGTGATGGCCGAATCGACGGTCATGGACGTCAACCGCCAGGCCTGGTCATCCAGCACCAGCCTGCTCGTGCACCCCGCAGAACTGTACGTCGGGCTGCGCAGCGAGCGCTACTTCGTCGAACGCGGTACTCCGCTGAAAATCGACCTGATCGTCACCGACCTGGACGGCAACCCGGTCGTCGACCGGCCGATCCTGGTCAGCGCAGCGAGAGTCGAGTGGAAATTCGTCGAAGGTAACTGGAAGCAGGTCGATGCCGACGTGCAGGAATGCACCGTCGGCTCGCAGGAAGAACCCGTGAGCTGTGAGTTCGAAACCCCGCTCGGCGGACGCTACCGCATCACGGCCACGATCAACGACGCCATGGGCCGCCAGAATCAATCCCAGTTCATCCGCTGGGTGAGCGGCGGCGAACAGCGGCCGTCGCGCGAGGTCGAAAAAGAAGAGGTCACCCTGATCCCCGACAAAGACAACTACCAGCCGGGAGACGTGGCCGAGATTCTGGTGCAGCCGCCCTTCACGCCCGCCGAAGGCCTGTTGACCGTCAGCCGCAGCGGCATCCTCTACACCCAAAGCTTCACCATCGACGAGGGCTCGATCACGCTGAAAGTGCCCATCGAAGAAGAATACATCCCCAACTTGTTCGTTCAGGTGGACGTTGTCGGCGATGCCGCACGCACGGACAACGAAGGCCAGGTCATCGAGGGCATACCGCCCCGGCCTGCCTACGCCAGCGGCCAACTCAACCTGAGCGTCCCCCCGCTCGAACGCACGTTGAAACTCGATGTCAGCCCGCAGGAGACCGAGTTGGAACCCGGCGGGGAGACCGTGGTCGACCTGGCTCTGGTCGATGCCGGCGGCGATCCGGTGGCGGACGCCGAAGTGGCGGTCGTCGTGGTCGACGAGGCCATTCTGGCGCTGACCAACTACGACATCCCCGACCCGGTTTCCATCTTCTACTCCCAGCGCGGTTCGGATCTCGGCAGCTACTACGGCCGCTCCAGCATCGTGCTGGTCGATCCGATGACGCTGATCGATACGGCTAACGCCGCGGGTGAACTTCAAGCTTTGCCCACGGGTGCCGCGCTTCGCGGTGTAGAAGAATCCGAAGGCCTGGCCGTCGAAGCACCCATGGCAGCCGAACCCATGGAAGAAATGGCGGCGGACGAGGCCAAAGCGGGCGGCGCCGTCGGCGCGGAGCCGATCCGCATGCGCATCGACTTCAACCCGCTGGCCACCTTCGCGCCGTCGGTACGCACGGACCAGAGCGGAAAAGCGCAGGTTACGGTCACGCTGCCCGACAACCTGACGCGCTACCGCATTATGGTCGTCGCCGTGGACTCGGGCGGCAGCCGTTTCGGCATGGCCGAAGCCAACCTCACCGCCCGTCTGCCGCTGATGGTGCGGCCTTCCGCACCACGTTTCCTCAACTTCGGCGATTCCTTCGAGCTGCCCGTGGTGCTGCAGAATCAGACCGACGATCCCCTGACCGTCGACGTCGTCATGCGCACCTCCAACCTGATCCTCAGTGACGGTCAGGGGCAGCGCGTGGAGGTCCCGGCGCACAATCGAATCGAGGTCCGCTTCCCGGCCAACACGGACAGCGCCGGTACGGCGCGCGTGCAGATCGCGGCCGTCTCCGGAGACTTCGCCGACGCCGCCACGGTCGAAATGCCGGTTTACACGCCGGCCACGACGGAAGCCTTCGCCACCTACGGTGTGATCGACCAGGGCGCCATCGCCCAGCCCGTGGAAGCGCCGCAAGACGTCTTCCCGCAGTTCGGCGGATTGGAAATCACCACTTCGTCGACGGCGCTGCAGGCGCTCACCGACGCCGTGCTCTACCTGGTTGCCTACCCCTACGAGTGCTCCGAGCAGTTGGCCTCGCGGGTGCTGGGCATCGCCGCCCTGCGCGACGTGCTCACCGCGTTCGAAGCCGAAGGGCTGCCACCCGCCGAGGACATCGAAGCCGCCGTGATTCGCGACATCGAACGGCTCAGCGGCCTCCAGAACTACGACGGCGGATTCCCCTACTGGCGCCGCGGCCAGGACTCGATCCCCTTCAACACCATCCACGTGGCCCACGCCCTGCAGCGGGCGAAGCTTAAGGGCTACGAGGTGCCGGAGGACATGCAGCAGCGCCTGCTCTACTACCTGCAGGACATCGAGAGTCACTACCCCTACTGGTACAGCATGCGCACCCGCCAGACCCTCAGCGCCTACGCCCTCTACGTGCGTAACTTGATGGGCGACCGGGACACGGCAAAGGCCCGCGCGCTGCTCGAAGAAGCCGGGATCGAGAACCTGTCCCTCGACGCCGTGGGCTGGATCTGGCAGACGTTGGTGGACGATCCCAACTCCGCCGCCGAACTGGAAACCATCCGGCTCTTCGTCAACAACCGCGTAGTCGAGACCGCCGGCGCGGCGAACTTCACCACCTACTACGACGATCAGACCTACCTGCTGCTCAGTTCGAACCGGCGCACGGACGCCATCCTGCTGGACACGCTGATCCTCGATAATCCCGACAGCGACCTGATCCCCAAACTTGTCAACGGCCTCCTGGCGCATCGAACCAAAGGTCGCTGGGGCAACACGCAGGAGAACGTCTTCGTGCTGCTGGCTCTGGACCGCTACTTCAACACCTTCGAAGCGCAGACCCCCGACTTCGTGGCCCGCATCTGGCTGGGCGACACCTACGCCGGCGAACATGAGTACGAGGGCTACAGCGACGAACGCCACGAGACCGACATCCCCATGGCCTATCTGGTGGACGAGGAATTGGGCGGCGGCGGAACCCAGGACCTGATCCTGAGCAAGATCGGCACGGGGCGGCTGTACTACCGCCTGGGGTTGAGCTATGCGCCCACCGATCTGTGGCTCGACCCGCTGGACATGGGCTTCGTCGTCACGCGCGAGTACGAGGGCGCCGACGATCCCGACGACGTTTGGAAGGATGAACAGGGAATCTGGCACGCCAAGGCCGGCACGCGAGTGCGCGTGCGCATCACCATGGTCGCCGACAACCGCCGTTACCACGTGGCGCTGGTCGACCCGCTGCCCGCCGGTTTGGAGATCGTCAACCCGGCCCTGGCGGTGTCGGGCAGCGTCCCGCAGGATCCGAGCAGCTCGGAGTACCGCTACGGCTGGTGGTGGTGGTGGACCTGGTACGAGCACCAGAACATGCGCGACGAGCGCGCCGAAGCCTTCACCCCGCTGCTCTGGGACGGCGTATACACCTACAGCTACGTCACCCGGGCGACCACGCCGGGCACCTTCGTGGTGCCGCCGGCCAAGGCGGAGGAGATGTACTCGCCGGAGGTCTTTGGACGCAGCGCCAGCGATTGGCTGGTCGTAGAGTAACCGGTCTCACCGTAAACAAGGCCACCGGGTTGATGCCCGGTGGCCTTTTCGATCCTGTCATTCCGATCAAAGCGATGACTAGCCCGTATGTCTCTCTGCAAGGACAGCGCATGGCTCACGATCCTGTGGGATCAGACACATCACGTCATTGCCAGCCGCTGAAAAGGGCGTGGCAATCTCCACATTTGCTGGGCAGCCTATTTAACCTTTGGTGACAGCCGTTAGGTCGCTTCACCACTTTGCTCCTCGCGGTGGCATCAGGCAAGACCAAAGCGAGCGCCGTTTGGCGCTCATGCATTCTTAAAACTCTGGCAGGATTAAACGGTTATCTATCCCGGAACGGATCAAAGCTCCACGTACTGCCCGATCACGCTGCGCAGCTCCTCGACGGTGAAGGGCTTGGCCAGAAAGCCGTTCGCGCCGGCCGACAGCGCTGCATCGCGGTCTGCCTGTTGGGATTTTGCGCTGACGACGTGGATCGGGACGCCATCCTTCTCAGAATGCTCCCGCAGCCAGCGCAGCAAGGACAGGCCGTCCATGTCGGGCATCATGACATCCAGCAGGATCAGGTCCGGACTGACCTCGCTGTACATGTTCAGCGCTTCCATTGCATCATGCGCCAGGTGCACCCGAACCCCGATTCGCTCCAGGGCCTCCTTGATAACCTTCGCGTACGCGCGCTCATCGTCGACCAGCAAGATGACAGGAACAGCCATGAGTTCCCCTTCCAGAAAATGAATGCTTACCGTGCAACCAGATAACGTATTTTCCATTCTCGTGCTACATCTGCACGATGGGTAATAATTCCTAATCCTGAACCGGTCCCGCAGGTCACTGCAGGCCTGGATCTCGCAACATATCAAACATCGCACGTACGGATCGGCGCATCTCGAGTGAAAAGCCGGCGCTGAACTTCCTGCGGTACATACGGACGCCAGCTGATTCTCCCCCTCGCGCTGGGTTGAACATGCGCTCGAAGTCCTCCGGCGACAAGCGGTGATATCGATTCTGAAAGACAACGAATTCCGGTTCGAAGCGGCTGGTCTGTGTCCTCTGCCGCTGCTCGTTGGTCGGATAGCCGAGGCACAGCATGGCGACCGGAAGCGCATAGGGCGGCAGGTCGAACATCTCACGGTGGATCTCGTAGTTCTCGAGGATATCGCCTATGTAGCACGACCCAAGCCCGAGCGACTCGGCGGCGAGAGCGGCTGTTTGTGCGGCAATCAGCGCGTCGCAGCAAGCCAGCAGCAGATCACCCTCCTGCGGCCTGACAATCGCCTCGCCCGGCTTCAC containing:
- a CDS encoding nitroreductase family protein, with the translated sequence KRKSVRAYEPRPVPPEVKEQILNAAMRAPTAGNMMLYSILEVEDQAKKERLVETCDNQPFIAQAPLVLIFLADYQRWFDYCKYAGVERHAVKPGEAIVRPQEGDLLLACCDALIAAQTAALAAESLGLGSCYIGDILENYEIHREMFDLPPYALPVAMLCLGYPTNEQRQRTQTSRFEPEFVVFQNRYHRLSPEDFERMFNPARGGESAGVRMYRRKFSAGFSLEMRRSVRAMFDMLRDPGLQ
- a CDS encoding response regulator; the encoded protein is MENTLSGCTVSIHFLEGELMAVPVILLVDDERAYAKVIKEALERIGVRVHLAHDAMEALNMYSEVSPDLILLDVMMPDMDGLSLLRWLREHSEKDGVPIHVVSAKSQQADRDAALSAGANGFLAKPFTVEELRSVIGQYVEL
- a CDS encoding alpha-2-macroglobulin family protein, which gives rise to MDNDPKPAWSQTRIIALVAIAFVALVGVIFGLARIIGGGPEEGTPSPGETPVPIVINVPPTEQAASSLTIQLSEGQEQPEEVVPLPATSGEPLSDEEAEAIIARLPDIETEPEDEVEFRLPDEVIPPPRPGETIDETFPPEEVAPGPEAIEPGPLEVLRYSPEGEIPIAPFVNVTFNQPMVPLTTLEDLSEKDVPVQIEPELEGTWRWLGTKTLNFQYDSELIDRMPMSTQYTVTIPAGIESAVGGVLEETIQFTFSTPTVTLDRYYPSNDPQPLDPIFFASFNQRIDPQAVLDTIVVTADNQEISIKLATDEEIKEDEIVSNLIEHTQEGRWLAFKALQSLPKAASISVTIGPGTPSAEGPLLSESAQYFGFRTYAPLTVDDYGCSWYDEDCPPLTPFYIRFNNPLDGEKFDAGMLTIEPEIPAVTAGIYGNTITIRGATEGRTTYNITVSADITDIFGQTLGESERLRFRVGSAQPILMGPDQVFITLDPSAQEPALSLYSINYSKLDLQIYAVEPTDWPDFLNYLYEYRRTDTPPDPPGKLLVDETRSFEVTEDTLTELSIDLDKYMSGDSGHFIVIASPHRSLFDTEDRYWETIQVWTQITQIGVDAFVDHSEMIVWTTALENGEPLSGVKIDPQPSGQRYTTGDDGMIRFDIPAGGTTYLVASKGSDEAILPNSLSYYEDSGWTVRSVRDQLRWYVFDDRQMYRPGEEVHFKGWLRKIGGGQDGDVGLVGSQVSQVNYSITGPQGNELGNGSVQVNALGGFDFVFDIPDNANLGYAQVRFNASGSLSNIDRNGYNYSFQIQEFRRPEFEVTARNETTGPYFVGDHAIVAVEAKYYAGDPLPGADVSWYVNSSPSSYQPPNWPDFTFGRWTPWWYYYYEEPTSGGYQTQSYTGLTDATGNHYLRIDFGQTELTQPFSVMAESTVMDVNRQAWSSSTSLLVHPAELYVGLRSERYFVERGTPLKIDLIVTDLDGNPVVDRPILVSAARVEWKFVEGNWKQVDADVQECTVGSQEEPVSCEFETPLGGRYRITATINDAMGRQNQSQFIRWVSGGEQRPSREVEKEEVTLIPDKDNYQPGDVAEILVQPPFTPAEGLLTVSRSGILYTQSFTIDEGSITLKVPIEEEYIPNLFVQVDVVGDAARTDNEGQVIEGIPPRPAYASGQLNLSVPPLERTLKLDVSPQETELEPGGETVVDLALVDAGGDPVADAEVAVVVVDEAILALTNYDIPDPVSIFYSQRGSDLGSYYGRSSIVLVDPMTLIDTANAAGELQALPTGAALRGVEESEGLAVEAPMAAEPMEEMAADEAKAGGAVGAEPIRMRIDFNPLATFAPSVRTDQSGKAQVTVTLPDNLTRYRIMVVAVDSGGSRFGMAEANLTARLPLMVRPSAPRFLNFGDSFELPVVLQNQTDDPLTVDVVMRTSNLILSDGQGQRVEVPAHNRIEVRFPANTDSAGTARVQIAAVSGDFADAATVEMPVYTPATTEAFATYGVIDQGAIAQPVEAPQDVFPQFGGLEITTSSTALQALTDAVLYLVAYPYECSEQLASRVLGIAALRDVLTAFEAEGLPPAEDIEAAVIRDIERLSGLQNYDGGFPYWRRGQDSIPFNTIHVAHALQRAKLKGYEVPEDMQQRLLYYLQDIESHYPYWYSMRTRQTLSAYALYVRNLMGDRDTAKARALLEEAGIENLSLDAVGWIWQTLVDDPNSAAELETIRLFVNNRVVETAGAANFTTYYDDQTYLLLSSNRRTDAILLDTLILDNPDSDLIPKLVNGLLAHRTKGRWGNTQENVFVLLALDRYFNTFEAQTPDFVARIWLGDTYAGEHEYEGYSDERHETDIPMAYLVDEELGGGGTQDLILSKIGTGRLYYRLGLSYAPTDLWLDPLDMGFVVTREYEGADDPDDVWKDEQGIWHAKAGTRVRVRITMVADNRRYHVALVDPLPAGLEIVNPALAVSGSVPQDPSSSEYRYGWWWWWTWYEHQNMRDERAEAFTPLLWDGVYTYSYVTRATTPGTFVVPPAKAEEMYSPEVFGRSASDWLVVE